The DNA window ACCATGGCGCTGATGAAGCAGAACAGCGTATATTGGGTGCCGACAATCACCGCGGGCAAATCCGTTGCCGACTCGGCAAAGATTCCGGGATATTACAGCCCAATCGTCGTACCCAAAGCTTTATCCATCGGGCCGATGATTCAAGAAACGTTTCGCAGAGCGTACAAAGCCGGCGTGCCCATCGCGTTCGGCACGGATGCCGGCGTGTTTCGTCATGGCCGCAATGCCATGGAGTTTCAATACATGGTGGAAGCCGGCATGCCGCCGATGGCAGCAATCAAATCCGCCACCTATCACACCGCGAAACTCCTGGACAAGCTTGATGAATTGGGCACACTCGAAGCCGGAAAAATTGCCGACATTATTGCGGTTGCGGTCGATCCGTTGCAAGACATCAAAGCGCTGCAAAATGTCGCGTTTGTGATGAAAGATGGTGTGGTGTACAAAAACGAATGAGCCGCGTCGTGATCTTTTCAGATTAAATTTATGCGATTCGTTTTTCAAACTTGGAATAAATTCTGAAAATTTTTGCTCACAAAATTGAAATCTCACAAAACACTTTTTTACTTTTGTGAGATTTCCACTTTTCTGGGCGGAGTTTAAGGCTGCTCAAAGAGCTTCGATTTTCAGCTAGTCTGAAAATCGGTGTAGCATCTCATTTCACCGGTTTATGAATAAACTTCATCTCAAACCCGATCGCGATCGTTCAGTCAGGCGGTTCCATCCCTGGATCTTTTCCGGTGCGGTTGGCCGTGTTGATGCCGGCGCCGAGGCGGGCGCTGTGATTGACGTTCTCGCAGCAGACGGCGCATTTATCGGCCGGGGACTCTATAACCCCAACTCCCAAATCGTTTGCCGCATGCTCACCTGGCAAGACGAAGCGATTGACGAGACGTTCTTTGAAAGCAAGCTGGCAGCCGCGCTGCGTTTGCGCCAGCGGCTTTTTCTTTCGCAAGACAATCATCCCACCGATTCATTTCGCGTTGTAAATTCCGAGGGCGATGGCTTACCGGGATTGACGGTCGACAAATACGCCGATTTTCTAGTCATGCAAATCAGCAGCCTGGGCATGGCGCTGCGCCGCGCCGAAATCATAGCCGGGCTGCAAAAAATGCTTTCCCCGCGCGGCATTTTTGAAAAGAGCACAGGCGCGGCGCTGCTCGAAGAAGGTTTGCAGCCGTTTGTCCAAGTTCTTGCCGGCGAAGAGCCGCCGCCGGCCTTGCGCATCCAAGAGCATGGTTTGTATTTTGAAGTGGATATTCGTGAAGGGCAAAAAACCGGGTTCTTTCTCGATCAGCGCGAAAACCGGCAATGGGTGGCAAAACTGAGCGCCGGGCGGCGGGTGTTGAATGGCTTCGGTTATACCGGCGCTTTTTCCGTGTATGCCGCGCACGCCGGCGCCGAAAGTGTGATTACCGTGGATTCCTCTGCGACTGCGCTCACTCTCGCGCGGCAAAATTTTGCGTTGAATAATGTGCAAGTAAACGATGAAAATTTTGTCGCCGCGGATTTATTTCGCTATTTGCGCGCGGCGACAAAAGCATTTGATTTCATCATTCTCGATCCTCCGGCGTTCGCCCATCGCCAGAAAGATGTCAACAATGCGGCGCGCGCTTATAAAGACATCAATTTGCAGGCGCTGAAAATCATCTCGCCAGGCGGATTG is part of the Cytophagia bacterium CHB2 genome and encodes:
- a CDS encoding class I SAM-dependent rRNA methyltransferase, whose translation is MNKLHLKPDRDRSVRRFHPWIFSGAVGRVDAGAEAGAVIDVLAADGAFIGRGLYNPNSQIVCRMLTWQDEAIDETFFESKLAAALRLRQRLFLSQDNHPTDSFRVVNSEGDGLPGLTVDKYADFLVMQISSLGMALRRAEIIAGLQKMLSPRGIFEKSTGAALLEEGLQPFVQVLAGEEPPPALRIQEHGLYFEVDIREGQKTGFFLDQRENRQWVAKLSAGRRVLNGFGYTGAFSVYAAHAGAESVITVDSSATALTLARQNFALNNVQVNDENFVAADLFRYLRAATKAFDFIILDPPAFAHRQKDVNNAARAYKDINLQALKIISPGGLLLSCSCSQPVSPDLFQKILFAAATDAKRAVRIIGQSGHAPDHPISIYHPEGRYLQAFLLLVD